A region of Salvelinus fontinalis isolate EN_2023a unplaced genomic scaffold, ASM2944872v1 scaffold_0127, whole genome shotgun sequence DNA encodes the following proteins:
- the LOC129843381 gene encoding uncharacterized protein LOC129843381: MDISQDSQTFTQILRDITELEPALFYVFTAEIHPRTGAIGSLHGFCEGYAYETIVPYSQDVFTHKPQTETLNGLSTPLTQDRWTPPIKHQRTIRAQIHRSASPEQYYWEGIHETALQGQGSQATDQADAIIRVAQRHVPEFSELLQNSPLQKSRDSSPAYKDIQEATHLDPEEAPKTPVTRTAKPDDFKVLNDISEVDDLMFCEVANLIEAANSGGATASCEIDQAVLFKAFTQGLKSRKALLQRRMGILFEHQYNQDVSFWRRELPRMLNNSRVKTSKYLR; this comes from the exons ATGGATATTTCTCAAG ATTCTCAAACCTTCACTCAGATTCTCCGAGATATAACTGAACTCGAACCGGCC TTATTTTATGTGTTTACAGCGGAAATACATCCTAGAACGGGTGCCATAGGGAGTCTACACGGTTTCTGTGAAGGATATGCCTACGAGACAATTGTGCCCTACTCCCAGGATGTATTTACACACAAGCCGCAAACAGAGACTTTAAACGGCCTGTCAACTCCCCTGACCCAGGACCGTTGGACGCCCCCTATTAAACACCAACGGACAATCAGGGCCCAGATCCACAGGTCCGCTTCACCCGAACAATACTACTGGGAGGGTATTCACGAGACAGCGTTACAAGGACAAG gctcacaagctacagaccaggcagatgCTATAATTAGGGTTGCCCAAAGACATGTTCCCGAGTTCTCAGAGCTTCTTCAGAACAGCCCTCTTCAAAAAAGCCGAG ACTCCTCGCCGGCTTATAAAGACATCCAAGAAGCTACACATCTAGATCCCGAGGAGGCGCCAAAGACCCCAGTCACCAGAACAGCGAAGCCTGatgatttcaaagttttaaatGACATTTCTGAGGTAGACGATTTGATGTTCTGTGAAGTGGCCAACCTTATTGAAGCGGCCAATTCTGGTGGGGCAACAGCCTCTTGTGAAATAGACCAAGCCGTGCTTTTCAAGGCTTTTACACAGGGTTTAAAATCACGAAAGGCTTTACTTCAACGTCGTATGGGTATTCTATTCGAACATCAATACAATCAGGATGTGTCATTCTGGCGTAGAGAGCTTCCCCGCATGTTAAACAACAGTAGGGTTAAAACAAGCAAATACCTCCGTTAA